One part of the Amaranthus tricolor cultivar Red isolate AtriRed21 chromosome 16, ASM2621246v1, whole genome shotgun sequence genome encodes these proteins:
- the LOC130802826 gene encoding glycine-rich cell wall structural protein 1-like, whose amino-acid sequence MVPYILRIIAVLSISITAIDAHFILPMLGARAARRHAQYKGMVAGALAGRAAAGANIDGGGGFGGGAGGGGGFGGGIRGSGGFSGSAGGGGGFGYGGGGIGGIGGGVGGGGSGDVLGSGGFSFSRHHAGSISGQALGSGRAGGQASGFGGAGGHASGGGGFSFAGHHAGSISGQTFGLGRVGKKAVGSGGGSGQASGGGDFKFEGHHASSLSGQALGSVKGGKHASGSGKVGGQASGGGSFSFAGHHDGSGSGRVGKKASDSGEGTGQALGGGGYNFGGHHDTSISGQASGSVKGAKQASGSGKVGGQVSGGGGFNFASRHAGSISGQASGSTKGGKQASASGEVGGQASGGGEFSFSKHHGGSISGQASGSSTGGGKSLSRGDRQASGGGGVGFDGHHTGSISGQASGSGKVGGRAFGSGGGVGQASGSGRISGGASRGFSVSKSHSASASGQSSHSTQGQISTSKEAQVSTSKGAQASTSKDAQTSSSSQGQASGSIQGEASTSLEAQGSTFKKAKSSTSKKDKSSSSIHGQASVSKESKSSSSSKGSGQAFGSAFGQGSGSFAGYASGSAHGQGIGHASGFGSGQGSGHASGGFSGHASGHFSSQFSGSAHGYGGYGGFGR is encoded by the exons ATGGTGCCATATATCTTACGTATCATTGCCGTTCTCTCG aTATCAATAACGGCCATTGATGCACATTTTATTCTTCCTATGCTTGGAGCAAGAGCGGCAAGAAGGCATG CACAATATAAGGGAATGGTAGCTGGTGCCTTAGCTGGTCGAGCCGCCGCTGGAGCTAATATTGATGGAGGCGGAGGCTTTGGTGGAGGTGCTGGAGGTGGAGGAGGATTTGGTGGAGGTATCAGAGGCAGCGGAGGATTTAGTGGAAGTGCCGGAGGCGGAGGAGGATTTGGGTATGGGGGTGGTGGTATTGGAGGCATCGGAGGAGGAGTTGGAGGTGGCGGATCAGGAGATGTATTAGGGAGTGGTGGTTTTAGTTTTTCGAGACATCATGCTGGTTCCATATCTGGACAAGCATTAGGTTCAGGCAGAGCAGGTGGACAAGCTTCAGGTTTTGGTGGAGCAGGTGGACACGCATCAGGAGGTGGGGGTTTTAGTTTCGCAGGACATCATGCTGGTTCTATTTCAGGACAAACATTTGGTTTAGGTAGAGTAGGGAAAAAAGCAGTAGGTTCAGGTGGAGGAAGTGGACAAGCATCAGGTGGTGGAGATTTCAAATTTGAAGGACATCATGCTAGTTCTCTTTCGGGACAAGCCTTAGGTTCAGTTAAAGGGGGCAAACACGCATCAGGTTCAGGCAAAGTAGGTGGCCAAGCATCAGGAGGTGGAAGTTTTAGTTTTGCTGGACATCATGATGGGTCTGGTTCAGGTAGAGTTGGGAAAAAAGCATCAGATTCAGGAGAAGGAACTGGCCAAGCTTTAGGTGGTGGAGGTTATAATTTTGGTGGACATCATGATACTTCTATTTCAGGACAAGCCTCAGGTTCAGTAAAAGGGGCAAAACAAGCATCAGGTTCAGGCAAAGTAGGTGGACAAGTATCAGGGGGTGGAGGTTTTAATTTTGCTAGTCGTCATGCTGGATCAATTTCAGGACAAGCATCAGGTTCAACTAAAGGTGGAAAACAAGCTTCAGCTTCAGGTGAAGTAGGTGGACAAGCATCAGGAGGCGGAGAGTTTAGTTTTAGTAAACATCACGGTGGTTCAATTTCAGGACAAGCATCGGGTTCAAGTACAGGGGGCGGGAAATCTTTAAGTAGAGGAGATCGACAAGCTTCAGGGGGTGGAGGTGTTGGTTTTGATGGGCATCATACTGGTTCCATTTCTGGACAAGCATCAGGTTCAGGTAAAGTAGGTGGACGAGCATTTGGTTCAGGTGGGGGTGTTGGACAAGCATCAGGTTCAGGGCGAATAAGTGGTGGAGCAAGTAGAGGATTTTCCGTTAGTAAAAGTCATAGCGCTTCTGCTTCAGGACAATCATCACATTCAACCCAAGGTCAAATATCAACTTCCAAAGAAGCTCAAGTGTCAACATCCAAGGGAGCGCAAGCATCAACATCGAAAGATGCTCAAACATCAAGTTCAAGTCAAGGTCAAGCATCAGGTTCAATCCAAGGTGAAGCATCAACTTCCTTGGAAGCTCAAGGATCAACCTTTAAGAAAGCTAAATCCTCTACTTCCAAGAAAGATAAATCATCAAGTTCAATCCATGGTCAAGCATCAGTATCTAAGGAATCCAAATCATCAAGTTCAAGCAAAGGATCAGGTCAGGCATTTGGGTCAGCTTTTGGTCAAGGTTCAGGGTCATTTGCTGGCTACGCATCAGGGTCAGCTCACGGCCAAGGGATAGGTCATGCATCCGGATTTGGTTCAGGCCAAGGTTCAGGCCATGCATCAGGTGGATTTTCCGGCCACGCTTCAGGCCACTTTTCGAGTCAATTTTCTGGATCAGCACATGGATATGGAGGATATGGTGGATTTGGTAGATGA
- the LOC130802827 gene encoding BURP domain-containing protein 3-like — MGFRCFHLLPIFAILIIAQGVTSQAASSSEEYWEKMLPNTPMPKTIEDSLKTEGRVGVNVGNHGIDVRSGKPNTGSTNIHVGKGGTWVDVHPKGNPFLYRYAATQTQLKDNPNIALFFLQKDLKPGTQMNLHFTKSPNGATLLPRKISESIPFSSDNIPQILTRFDVKSNSNEAKVMTRTIKECEAKGLDGEDQTCATSLESMVDYVISKLGKELDTISTNTGKQEEIKTQKYVFTGVRKVSEHKAVVCHKMDYVCAVFYCHKTEKTKTYMVSLMGVDGTKVKGAVICHTDTSKWNPKHLAFHVLKVEPGSVPVCHFLPEDHVVWVPK, encoded by the exons ATGGGGTTTCGTTGCTTCCATCTATTGCCTATATTTGCCATCCTCATT ATTGCACAAGGAGTTACAAGCCAAGCAGCTTCATCGTCCGAAGAATATTGGGAAAAAATGTTGCCTAATACTCCAATGCCCAAAACTATTGAGGACTCCCTCAAGACTG AGGGTAGAGTTGGAGTCAATGTAGGAAACCATGGAATTGATGTAAGAAGTGGAAAACCAAACACAGGATCAACCAATATTCATGTGGGTAAAGGAGGAACATGGGTAGATGTCCATCCTAAAGGAAACCCATTTCTCTACAGATATGCTGCTACACAAACCCAACTCAAAGATAACCCAAACATAGCCTTATTCTTCCTCCAAAAAGATCTAAAACCAGGAACCCAAATGAACTTACACTTCACCAAATCCCCAAATGGAGCAACCTTATTACCTCGAAAAATCTCTGAATCAATCCCCTTTTCATCAGACAATATCCCACAAATTTTAACTCGATTCGATGTAAAATCGAACTCGAATGAGGCCAAAGTCATGACTCGAACAATAAAAGAATGCGAGGCTAAAGGATTGGACGGAGAGGATCAAACCTGTGCAACATCCTTAGAATCAATGGTTGATTATGTGATTTCTAAATTGGGTAAAGAGCTGGACACAATCTCAACCAATACCGGGAAACAAGAAGAGATTAAGACGCAAAAGTATGTTTTTACAGGAGTTAGGAAAGTGTCAGAACATAAAGCTGTGGTGTGTCACAAAATGGACTATGTTTGTGCAGTTTTTTACTGTCATAAAACAGAGAAGACTAAGACTTATATGGTTTCTTTGATGGGTGTTGATGGTACTAAAGTCAAAGGTGCTGTTATATGTCATACTGATACATCTAAATGGAACCCTAAACATTTGGCCTTTCATGTGCTTAAGGTTGAACCAGGGAGTGTTCCTGTTTGTCATTTTCTTCCTGAAGATCATGTTGTTTGGGTTCCTAAGTAA
- the LOC130802831 gene encoding GPI-anchored hemophore cfmA-like — protein MSISMKSTSLKVFIVLFYITINVCQAHFIAVATGAAAGAVAGGAAGFAAAAGASDKAKKDREKHEAKIKKGNKNKEEGGGLFHFGAPSPTSKQSSGSHKASGQFSAQGSGQSSKSSQNSSPMIKKESGSNQGSGLFGLFPSKDSKQGEIPKVTSNHTSTKSQGKNFNATGTKTFTHATAPTQDFTADSRTTSAHESRKIPIINGSSETSRNSQSIEAKKANEKSSSKKSSEFTKGKSPIGSFQASANKFAQSSSSPTSSQASTGASFSFSSNSKPSGRKLLGDSN, from the exons ATGTCAATTTCAATGAAATCAACCTCCCTAAAAGTCTTCATcgttttattttat ATAACAATAAATGTATGCCAAGCGCATTTTATAGCTGTTGCAACCGGTGCAGCTGCCGGTGCAGTTGCCGGAGGGGCAGCTGGTTTTGCCGCTGCCGCTGGAGCTTCCGACAAGGCTAAGAAAG ACCGAGAAAAGCATGAAGCTAAGATCAAGAAAGGTAACAAAAACAAGGAGGAAGGTGGTGGACTATTCCATTTTGGTGCACCCAGTCCAACATCTAAACAATCCTCAG GATCACACAAAGCATCTGGTCAATTTTCAGCACAAGGCTCAGGTCAATCGTCAAAGTCAAGTCAAAATTCAAGTCCTATGATTAAAAAAGAGTCAG GGTCAAATCAAGGATCAGGTCTATTTGGTCTATTCCCAAGCAAAGACTCAAAACAAGGTGAAATACCAAAAGTAACCTCAAATCACACATCAACAAAATCTCAAGGCAAGAATTTCAATGCAACTGGTACTAAAACTTTCACCCATGCAACAGCTCCAACCCAAGACTTTACAGCAGATTCTAGAACAACTTCAGCCCATGAATCTAGAAAAATTCCAATAATTAATGGATCAAGTGAAACTTCTAGAAACTCCCAAAGCATAGAAGCTAAAAAAGCCAATGAAAAATCATCAAGTAAAAAATCAAGTGAATTCACAAAAGGAAAATCACCAATTGGTTCATTTCAAGCTTCTGCTAATAAATTTGCACAATCATCTTCAAGTCCTACATCAAGTCAAGCTTCTACTGgtgcttctttttctttttcaagtaaTTCCAAACCTTCTGGAAGAAAACTATTAGGTGATTCTAATTGA